In Thermoleophilum album, the sequence CAGGACGATCGCGAGCGGGGCCGCGTAGCGGTTGAACCATGGCGGCCCGACGCTCACCGCCTCTCCGCTGACCGCTTCTGAGATCAGCGGGAAGAACGTCCCCCAGAAGATCGCCAGGCATAGCCCGACCAACGCCAGGTTGTTGAGGAGGAAGACAGCTTCGCGCGATACCAGCGACTCCAGCTTGCCCTCGGAACGCAGGTGATCGAGGCGACTCACGACCAAAGCGACCGAGCCTGCGACGACCACGACGATGAAGATCAGGAACGGCAGGCCGAGCGTCGAGGCGCCGAATGCGTGGATGGATTGCAGGATCCCCGACCGCACGAGCAGCGTGCCCGTCAGCGCCAGGACGAACGTCGCGATGATCAGCGATACGTTCCATACCCGCAGCATCCCGCGACGCTCCTGCACGACGATCGAGTGCAGGAACGCCGTGCCCGTAAGCCATGGCATGAGCGCCGCGTTCTCCACCGGATCCCAACCCCAGTAACCGCCCCAGCCGAGTTCCGAGTAGCCCCAGTAGGACCCGAGCAGCAGGCCGGCTCCCAGGAATGTCCAGGCCACGAGGGCAAACCGCCGCGTCGCGCGGATCCAGTCGGCGCCGGTTCGGCGGGTGATCAGCGCCCCGACCGCGAAGGCGAACGGGATCGAGAAGCCCACATAGCCGACGTAGAGCGCCGGCGGGTGGAACATCATCATCTCGTTCCGTAGAAGAGGGTTAAGGCCGGCGCCTTCGGCGGGAGGCGTCGCAAGCACGGTGAACGGGTTCTCGCCGACCACGACCATCAACGTCAGGAAGAACGCGGCGATCGTGCCGAGCACGGCGGTCGCGTAGGGCAGGATCTGCTGCAGGGCGTTGCGCGTCGTGCGTAGGACGACGCTCGAGAAGACCGCCAGCAGGAACACCCAGAGCAGCAGCGAGCCTTCCTGGCTCGACCACATCGCGGTGAGCTTGTAGAAGGTCGGCGTGCTCGTCGACGAGTTGCGCGCTACGAGCTCGAAGGAGAAATCGGATCGCAGATACGCGAGCTCCAGCAGGACCATCGCAAGCGTGAGCAGCCCCGCGAGGCAGTAGAACGCGCGACGGGCTGAAACGACGAAGCGAGCGCCGCCGCGGCCGGCGCCGTAGAGCGCTGCGGCAACCGCGTAGAGCGCGGTGAGCAGTGCGACATCCAGCGCGGCGGACCCGACCTCGGCCATCAGCGGATCGTACGACAAGCTGTAGGAGTAGCGGTAGGCTCCACCCACGATGGCTGTCCACCGGCGCCGCAGGGGCCGACAGTGAAGGAACAGTCCGGAGCCCGGC encodes:
- a CDS encoding heme lyase CcmF/NrfE family subunit, whose protein sequence is MAEVGSAALDVALLTALYAVAAALYGAGRGGARFVVSARRAFYCLAGLLTLAMVLLELAYLRSDFSFELVARNSSTSTPTFYKLTAMWSSQEGSLLLWVFLLAVFSSVVLRTTRNALQQILPYATAVLGTIAAFFLTLMVVVGENPFTVLATPPAEGAGLNPLLRNEMMMFHPPALYVGYVGFSIPFAFAVGALITRRTGADWIRATRRFALVAWTFLGAGLLLGSYWGYSELGWGGYWGWDPVENAALMPWLTGTAFLHSIVVQERRGMLRVWNVSLIIATFVLALTGTLLVRSGILQSIHAFGASTLGLPFLIFIVVVVAGSVALVVSRLDHLRSEGKLESLVSREAVFLLNNLALVGLCLAIFWGTFFPLISEAVSGEAVSVGPPWFNRYAAPLAIVLVLLSGIGPALAWRRVTRAGIRRAFTIPVAAAVMTLAGLLALTPAAESAASLLMFTLVAFAITVAAQEFWRGTAARRSIGGIGLASALLGLVAQNRRRYGGYIVHVGMAIMFLGVAVSSAFEERRDARLTPGESTQVGAYTVTYRAATATVLDDPAGTGAPVTLGAVLDVQNGSERFRLEPRRNYYGARSSDPKAPIRSFFEGEATTEVGIRTDLGDDMWVAVQPDVRSLEDAIREADQRFASAPSDVQGLIVAALADRYRGSPGTAQFRLIVFPLVIWVYVGGLIALFGGIVAVWPTSPARRRYTGVRAARLARQPDTPVPAG